A genomic stretch from Acidobacteriota bacterium includes:
- a CDS encoding DUF362 domain-containing protein, whose product MGQPSLRSDWTRREILALPFVGALAAASACRPRFDRAAFVLPARSAVGLFAAADYRLDLADVIYRGLQTLQVNVRGKRVLLKPNLVEYENGSCINTHPLVVAGAAVAMLRAGAASVAVGEGPGHRRDIEYLLVSSGLYDQLRELRIPFVDLNADDVSPVKLKSWFTGLQHMVLPASIMAADLVVSVAKLKTHHWAGMTCGMKNLFGTVPGSVYGWPKNFLHVHGIPESIVDLNATIRPGLTIVDAVVAMEGDGPIMGTPRPMGFVAMGTDVVAVDATCARVMGLAPDRLSYLKSAATFLGNLDDGRIDQRGEAVGRYRTRFAVVENLRHLRDE is encoded by the coding sequence ATGGGCCAACCGTCCTTACGGTCTGACTGGACGCGTCGCGAGATTCTCGCGCTGCCATTCGTGGGAGCGCTGGCAGCTGCGAGCGCGTGTCGTCCTCGTTTCGATCGCGCGGCGTTTGTTTTGCCTGCGCGATCGGCAGTCGGCCTCTTCGCTGCTGCTGACTATCGGCTGGACCTGGCGGATGTGATCTATCGGGGCCTGCAGACGTTGCAGGTGAACGTCCGAGGCAAGCGCGTGTTGTTAAAGCCGAATCTGGTGGAGTACGAGAACGGCTCGTGCATCAACACCCACCCGCTCGTCGTCGCCGGCGCCGCGGTGGCGATGCTCCGCGCGGGGGCCGCGTCGGTCGCCGTGGGCGAAGGCCCCGGCCATCGGAGGGACATCGAATACTTGCTCGTCTCAAGCGGTCTCTACGATCAGCTCAGAGAGCTGCGAATTCCGTTCGTCGATCTCAACGCCGACGACGTCAGTCCCGTCAAGCTGAAGAGCTGGTTTACTGGTTTGCAGCACATGGTGTTGCCGGCCTCCATCATGGCGGCGGATCTGGTCGTCTCGGTGGCCAAGCTCAAGACCCATCACTGGGCGGGGATGACGTGCGGGATGAAGAACCTGTTCGGCACCGTCCCCGGCAGTGTCTACGGCTGGCCGAAGAACTTCCTGCATGTGCACGGCATTCCCGAATCGATTGTCGATCTGAATGCGACGATTCGGCCTGGCCTCACGATAGTGGACGCCGTCGTGGCGATGGAGGGTGACGGACCGATCATGGGCACGCCCCGCCCGATGGGGTTTGTCGCCATGGGAACCGATGTTGTGGCCGTCGATGCAACTTGCGCTCGCGTCATGGGCCTCGCGCCGGACCGGCTGTCGTATCTCAAGTCGGCCGCGACGTTTCTCGGCAATCTGGATGATGGGCGAATCGACCAGCGGGGGGAAGCGGTGGGCCGGTACCGGACCCGTTTCGCCGTGGTCGAAAACCTGCGGCACCTCAGAGACGAGTAG
- a CDS encoding phosphomannomutase/phosphoglucomutase: MAVNLEVFKAYDIRGIYPTEIDEAVARDVGRAFVAYLGARRIAVGRDMRLSSPAIAAAFIDGARAQGADVVDYGMIATDMLYFAVARDRYDGGVVITASHNPKQYTGIKLVRAEAFPLSGDAGIGQIRDMIDGSAIPAPSGPRGTLTDNSALLDDYTAHVLKFIDPAAIKPFNVVLDAGSGMGGLVAPKLFDHLPCRTTRLCFEIDGTFPNHEANPLIEDNRRDIVSRVVAERADIGIAWDGDADRCFFIDRDGEFVPGDFVTALLAEAFLLKEPGATIIYDVRASYAVKDTVARHHGKALMNRVGHAFFKKRMREENGIFGGEVTGHYYFRDNFYADNGFIPALLILELMSKKGQALHELLAPLRAKYFISGEINTRAKSMQSVQEKLDGLAARYAGGHIYRMDGISMEAPDWHFNVRASNTEPLLRLNLEATTQAMMESKRDELLAFIRST; encoded by the coding sequence ATGGCCGTCAATCTCGAAGTCTTCAAGGCGTACGACATCCGCGGCATCTATCCCACCGAGATCGACGAGGCGGTGGCGCGGGATGTCGGGCGGGCGTTTGTGGCCTACCTTGGCGCCCGGCGCATTGCCGTGGGGCGCGACATGCGGCTCTCGTCCCCGGCGATCGCGGCGGCCTTTATCGACGGCGCGCGCGCGCAGGGCGCCGACGTGGTCGACTACGGCATGATCGCGACCGACATGTTGTACTTCGCCGTCGCCCGCGATCGGTACGACGGCGGTGTCGTCATCACGGCGTCGCACAATCCGAAGCAGTACACCGGGATCAAGCTCGTGCGGGCCGAAGCGTTTCCGCTGAGCGGCGACGCCGGCATCGGGCAGATCCGCGACATGATCGACGGCTCCGCGATTCCCGCGCCGTCCGGTCCGCGGGGCACGCTCACAGACAACAGCGCACTGCTGGACGACTACACCGCGCACGTGCTCAAGTTTATCGACCCCGCCGCGATCAAGCCGTTCAACGTCGTGCTCGACGCGGGCAGCGGCATGGGTGGGCTGGTGGCCCCGAAGCTGTTCGACCATCTCCCGTGCCGGACGACGAGGCTGTGCTTCGAGATTGACGGCACCTTCCCGAATCACGAAGCCAATCCGCTCATCGAGGACAATCGCCGGGACATCGTGTCGCGAGTCGTCGCCGAGCGGGCGGACATCGGGATCGCGTGGGATGGCGACGCCGACCGGTGTTTCTTCATCGACCGTGACGGCGAGTTCGTCCCCGGCGATTTCGTGACGGCGCTGCTGGCCGAAGCGTTCCTGCTCAAGGAGCCGGGCGCCACGATCATTTATGACGTGCGCGCCAGCTACGCGGTCAAAGACACCGTGGCCAGGCATCACGGCAAGGCGCTGATGAACCGTGTAGGCCACGCGTTCTTCAAGAAGCGGATGCGCGAAGAGAACGGCATTTTCGGCGGCGAAGTGACGGGCCACTACTACTTTCGCGACAACTTCTACGCCGACAACGGCTTTATCCCGGCGCTGCTCATCCTCGAACTGATGTCGAAGAAGGGCCAGGCGCTGCACGAACTGCTGGCCCCGCTGCGCGCGAAGTACTTCATCTCCGGCGAAATCAACACCAGGGCGAAGTCGATGCAGTCGGTGCAGGAGAAGCTCGACGGCCTCGCCGCGCGCTACGCTGGCGGCCACATCTATCGGATGGACGGCATCTCGATGGAGGCGCCCGACTGGCACTTCAACGTGCGCGCGTCGAACACCGAGCCGCTGCTTCGGCTGAACCTGGAGGCGACGACCCAGGCGATGATGGAATCGAAGCGCGACGAGTTGCTGGCGTTTATCCGGAGCACGTGA
- a CDS encoding NDP-sugar synthase, whose translation MKAILLAGGKGTRLRPLTLHTPKPIVPVFGRAFLNYQIDLVRTVPEIDEVILSLNYQPRRIAEVFGDGKDLGITISYVVEPDPLGTAGAIKYAIGSYSDTIVVFNGDVMTQIDLREVIRLHRERKARATIVLTPVDNPTAYGLVETDADGNVRRFLEKPKQDEVTCDTINAGVYILEPDTFDRIPKDVTWSIERSYFPSLVERKETFVAYVYRGYWIDIGTPEKYMQVHRDIMDRRFKVEPFGADRPGAKFVADDARIEDGAAIEGPCFIDDGCLIKAGARVHPYSVIGSHTVVEEGAVVGNTIIWPDCRISRDSVVQGAILGRHCHIGRNVTIEGGVILGDKSAVTDFSRLTPAS comes from the coding sequence ATGAAAGCTATTCTTCTGGCAGGAGGCAAGGGTACCCGGCTGCGCCCGCTGACGCTGCACACGCCCAAGCCCATCGTGCCCGTCTTCGGACGGGCGTTTCTCAACTACCAGATCGACCTCGTCCGCACGGTGCCCGAGATCGACGAGGTCATCCTGAGCCTGAACTACCAGCCGCGGCGCATCGCCGAGGTGTTTGGCGACGGCAAGGACCTGGGCATCACGATCAGTTACGTGGTCGAGCCGGACCCGCTCGGCACGGCTGGCGCCATCAAGTACGCCATCGGCTCCTATTCCGACACGATCGTCGTCTTCAACGGCGACGTGATGACCCAGATCGACCTGCGCGAAGTGATCCGGCTCCACCGCGAGCGGAAGGCGCGGGCCACGATCGTACTGACGCCGGTCGACAACCCCACCGCCTACGGCCTGGTCGAGACCGACGCCGACGGCAACGTCCGGCGCTTTCTGGAGAAGCCGAAGCAGGACGAAGTCACCTGCGACACGATCAATGCCGGCGTCTACATTCTCGAGCCCGACACGTTTGATCGGATTCCGAAGGACGTCACCTGGTCGATCGAGCGCAGCTATTTTCCGTCGCTCGTCGAGCGGAAGGAGACGTTTGTCGCCTACGTCTACCGCGGCTACTGGATCGACATCGGCACGCCCGAGAAGTACATGCAGGTGCATCGCGACATCATGGACCGGCGATTCAAGGTGGAACCCTTCGGGGCGGATCGTCCGGGCGCGAAGTTCGTTGCCGACGACGCCCGCATTGAAGACGGCGCCGCGATCGAGGGGCCGTGCTTCATAGACGACGGCTGCCTGATCAAGGCCGGCGCGCGCGTGCATCCGTACAGCGTGATCGGAAGCCACACCGTCGTCGAAGAGGGCGCTGTGGTGGGCAACACCATCATCTGGCCCGATTGCCGCATCTCGCGAGACTCGGTGGTGCAGGGCGCGATCCTGGGCCGCCACTGCCACATCGGGCGCAATGTCACGATTGAGGGTGGCGTGATTCTCGGCGACAAGTCCGCGGTGACGGATTTCTCGCGGCTCACCCCTGCCTCGTAG
- the pgsA gene encoding CDP-diacylglycerol--glycerol-3-phosphate 3-phosphatidyltransferase produces the protein MNLPNSITLIRIFLVPLLVVVLLTKPQGGLVLGLSNQMAGAAIFALASLTDWLDGYVARRRKQVTELGQLMDPIADKLLTAAAFISLVQMGATPAWMVAVIIGREFAVTALRGIAYSRGTVIASSSLGKLKMAFQVTAILLLILGHETYVPLYRLGQAAMWLVLVTSIVSAIDYYRNFNRALKS, from the coding sequence ATGAACCTGCCAAACAGCATCACGCTCATCAGGATCTTCCTGGTTCCGCTGCTCGTCGTGGTCCTGTTGACCAAGCCGCAGGGCGGGTTGGTGCTCGGGTTGTCGAATCAGATGGCGGGCGCGGCCATCTTCGCCCTCGCGTCGCTAACCGACTGGCTGGACGGATACGTGGCCCGCCGGCGCAAACAAGTGACCGAGCTTGGGCAGTTGATGGATCCGATTGCGGACAAGCTGCTCACCGCCGCCGCGTTCATTTCCCTCGTGCAGATGGGCGCGACGCCAGCCTGGATGGTGGCCGTCATCATCGGGCGCGAATTCGCCGTGACGGCGCTCCGCGGGATTGCCTATTCCCGCGGCACCGTGATTGCCTCGTCTTCGCTGGGAAAGTTGAAGATGGCGTTTCAGGTGACGGCGATTCTGCTGCTGATTCTGGGACACGAAACCTACGTGCCGCTGTACCGGCTCGGCCAGGCGGCGATGTGGCTCGTGCTGGTGACCTCGATCGTGTCGGCGATCGACTACTACCGGAACTTTAACCGGGCGCTCAAATCGTAA
- the bamD gene encoding outer membrane protein assembly factor BamD, with protein MSRRFLSALLVAVSASLMASCAANKTIVPTGTVDADRFLFERGTELAGKRKWIQSREYFRQIVDNYPQSSFRPDAKLGLGDSYLGEGTPESLVLAQNEFKEFLTFFPTNPRADYAQFKMGLTHVRQMPSADRDQTETKQAVIEFALFLQRYPNSALLPEGRAKLREGRDRLSESDYKVGFFYWRARWYPGAIDRFRAVLTNDPEYSRRDAVYFYLADCFVKVGNPAQALPYYDKLIAEFPKSEYLAAAQKAAAGIKAQIASEMKK; from the coding sequence ATGTCTCGACGATTCCTGTCGGCGCTGCTCGTCGCGGTATCCGCGTCCCTGATGGCGTCTTGTGCAGCCAACAAGACGATTGTTCCGACCGGCACGGTCGACGCCGACAGGTTTCTGTTCGAGCGGGGCACGGAACTCGCCGGCAAGAGAAAGTGGATCCAGTCGCGCGAGTACTTCCGGCAGATCGTCGACAATTATCCGCAGAGCTCGTTCAGACCCGACGCCAAGCTTGGCCTGGGCGACTCCTATCTCGGTGAAGGCACGCCCGAATCCCTTGTGCTCGCGCAGAACGAGTTCAAGGAATTCCTGACGTTCTTCCCGACCAATCCGCGCGCCGACTACGCGCAGTTCAAGATGGGTCTCACGCACGTCCGTCAGATGCCCTCGGCCGACCGTGATCAGACGGAGACCAAACAGGCTGTGATTGAATTCGCCCTCTTTCTGCAGCGGTATCCCAATAGTGCCTTGCTCCCTGAGGGCAGAGCGAAGCTGCGGGAAGGCCGGGACCGCCTCAGCGAATCGGATTACAAGGTCGGCTTTTTCTACTGGCGCGCGCGGTGGTATCCGGGCGCGATCGATCGGTTCCGGGCCGTGCTGACCAACGACCCCGAGTATTCCAGGCGCGACGCGGTGTACTTTTACCTGGCCGACTGCTTCGTCAAGGTAGGCAATCCGGCGCAGGCGCTCCCCTACTACGACAAGCTGATCGCGGAGTTCCCGAAGAGCGAGTATCTGGCGGCCGCGCAGAAAGCCGCCGCCGGCATCAAGGCCCAGATCGCGAGCGAGATGAAGAAGTAG
- a CDS encoding thioesterase family protein produces MSVALVRVRYAETDQMGVVYYANYLAWFEVGRSEWLRSLGWTYREMEAHGSRLPVIEAHCRYRQSARYDDEIEIRTRGELLSPVRIRFTYDVVRRADGALVAQGTTVHAATDSQGRPTRLPARVKSLFARRVASPNRRRSPPPCTMSVPEWPLPETGQ; encoded by the coding sequence ATGTCGGTCGCGCTGGTGCGCGTCCGCTACGCGGAAACCGACCAGATGGGCGTCGTGTACTACGCCAACTACCTGGCGTGGTTCGAGGTCGGCCGTAGTGAGTGGCTGCGCAGTCTCGGCTGGACGTATCGGGAGATGGAAGCGCATGGCAGCAGGCTGCCCGTCATCGAGGCGCACTGCCGCTACCGGCAGAGCGCTCGATACGACGATGAAATCGAAATTCGGACGCGAGGGGAACTGCTGTCGCCGGTCCGCATCCGGTTCACGTATGACGTCGTGCGGCGGGCCGACGGTGCCCTGGTGGCGCAGGGCACGACGGTGCACGCCGCCACCGACTCGCAGGGGCGGCCGACGAGGCTGCCGGCACGCGTGAAGAGTCTGTTTGCGCGACGCGTCGCCAGCCCGAATCGGCGGCGATCGCCGCCGCCGTGTACAATGTCGGTTCCGGAATGGCCGTTGCCCGAGACCGGGCAGTAA
- the rpe gene encoding ribulose-phosphate 3-epimerase, with the protein MSIRLAPSILAADFAALGLGIAAVERGGADLIHVGVMDGHFVPNLTVGPPIVRSIARVTRVPIDVHLMIEEADRFIPAFAESGAALISVHVEAGPHLNRTIALIKGLGLKAGVALNPSTPVGALEEVAADVDYVVVMTVNPGFGGQTYIRRSASKVRAMRELLDRAGNPAPIQVDGGIDAETIADVVVAGADWIVAGSSVFHTKDPEAAVRALRAGAEAAAGRRPHATPGGRHA; encoded by the coding sequence ATGAGTATTCGTCTCGCGCCTTCGATCCTGGCCGCCGATTTTGCGGCCCTCGGTTTGGGCATCGCGGCCGTGGAACGGGGTGGCGCCGACCTGATTCACGTCGGCGTGATGGACGGCCACTTCGTCCCGAACCTCACGGTAGGGCCGCCCATCGTGCGATCGATCGCCCGCGTGACGCGCGTGCCAATCGATGTCCATCTGATGATTGAGGAGGCCGACCGCTTCATCCCGGCGTTCGCCGAATCGGGTGCGGCGCTGATTTCGGTGCACGTGGAGGCGGGCCCGCACCTGAACCGCACCATCGCCCTTATCAAGGGCCTTGGCCTCAAGGCCGGCGTCGCGCTCAATCCGTCGACCCCGGTTGGCGCGCTGGAGGAAGTGGCGGCGGACGTGGACTACGTGGTGGTGATGACGGTTAATCCGGGTTTCGGCGGCCAGACCTATATCAGGCGCAGCGCGTCCAAAGTACGTGCGATGCGCGAACTGCTCGACCGGGCCGGCAATCCGGCGCCCATCCAGGTGGACGGCGGCATCGACGCGGAGACGATTGCCGATGTGGTTGTCGCGGGCGCCGACTGGATTGTCGCCGGCTCGTCCGTCTTCCACACCAAGGACCCCGAGGCCGCGGTGCGCGCGCTCAGGGCTGGGGCCGAGGCCGCGGCCGGCAGACGTCCGCACGCGACGCCTGGGGGGCGCCACGCGTGA
- a CDS encoding PASTA domain-containing protein, whose amino-acid sequence MALKTGVRRVGRMVLLVAALGATYGLFAVASMRVALRTREVNVPTLLGLDPAVATSAADSAGLTLRLEDNRPFDPKIPAGQIASQDPAAGSAVRRGRSVRVWISAGSRESLVPRLIGDTERTAQARVQQDGLEIAGMADIKSSEYPADAVVAQDPAPGARSTRVGLLVNRGERATTFVMPDLIGVSGDEAVVVLRNRGLRVTIAGHQLYPGAPPGIILRQSPSAGFEITSDQPISLEVSR is encoded by the coding sequence ATGGCGCTGAAAACTGGCGTGCGGCGCGTGGGCCGGATGGTCTTGCTGGTGGCGGCGCTCGGGGCCACCTATGGCTTGTTTGCCGTGGCCTCGATGCGGGTGGCGCTACGCACCCGCGAGGTGAACGTTCCGACATTGCTGGGGCTGGATCCGGCCGTCGCGACGAGCGCCGCCGATTCGGCTGGCCTCACGCTCAGACTGGAAGACAACCGGCCGTTCGACCCGAAGATCCCGGCAGGACAAATCGCGTCGCAGGATCCGGCTGCGGGATCGGCCGTCCGGCGCGGCCGGAGCGTGCGCGTCTGGATCAGTGCCGGGTCGAGGGAATCCCTGGTTCCGCGGCTCATCGGCGACACCGAACGCACGGCGCAGGCACGGGTGCAGCAGGACGGACTCGAGATCGCCGGCATGGCCGATATCAAGTCGTCCGAGTATCCGGCCGATGCGGTGGTGGCCCAGGATCCCGCCCCGGGAGCCCGCAGCACGCGCGTCGGCCTGCTCGTCAATCGCGGCGAGCGAGCAACGACCTTCGTGATGCCCGATCTGATTGGCGTCTCGGGCGACGAAGCGGTGGTCGTGCTCAGAAACCGGGGCCTGCGGGTCACGATTGCGGGACACCAGCTATATCCAGGTGCCCCGCCAGGCATCATTCTGCGCCAGAGCCCGTCGGCCGGGTTTGAGATCACATCCGACCAACCGATCTCGCTGGAGGTCAGTCGATGA
- the rsmB gene encoding 16S rRNA (cytosine(967)-C(5))-methyltransferase RsmB, with protein MISPARLAAYRTLRAVGDPHVDLATTIELHRRRLADERDRALAAEIALGTLRWRAALDHVIAWAGHRLIGAFDPDVLDLLRLSAYQLLHLDRVPASAVVHDAVDLCRHEGKTSASGAVNAILRHISRDRGQFPMPTERDQLDYLAIAMSHPRWLAARWLDRLGFDTAVQWVRFNNQQAPLMLRANRIKTSRDDLARELAALGVTTAPARYAADGLAVTGGNPLTTPVASSGRFVVQDESSQLVAAYAGVCAGEMVLDACAAPGGKTSQMAADLGHGAGRLVAADVRPRRIRLLAQALRATGANAVHVVGADLLAAAPFGPIFDCVLVDAPCSGLATLRRDPDVKWRRVESDLASNASRQGRMLESAAAVVRAGGRLVYSTCSTEPEENEEVITAFLEARPDFHLESPRDSRAGVPPGVMACVDPSGCLRPTPHQHGLEPFFAARLRSRGRD; from the coding sequence ATGATTTCACCTGCCCGGCTGGCCGCCTATCGCACGCTCCGCGCGGTCGGCGATCCCCACGTCGATCTCGCCACGACTATCGAGCTGCATCGTCGTCGCCTCGCAGACGAGCGCGATCGCGCGCTGGCCGCCGAGATTGCGCTCGGCACGCTGCGCTGGCGCGCCGCCCTGGATCACGTGATCGCGTGGGCCGGTCACCGCCTCATCGGCGCATTCGATCCGGACGTGCTCGACCTGCTCCGGCTCAGCGCCTATCAGCTGCTCCATCTCGACCGCGTGCCGGCCTCGGCGGTCGTGCACGATGCGGTTGACCTTTGCAGGCATGAGGGCAAGACGAGCGCCTCTGGCGCCGTCAACGCGATCCTGCGACACATCAGTCGCGATCGTGGGCAGTTTCCGATGCCAACCGAGCGCGACCAACTCGACTACCTGGCTATCGCGATGTCGCACCCGAGGTGGCTCGCGGCGCGCTGGCTCGATCGGCTGGGATTCGACACGGCCGTGCAGTGGGTCCGCTTCAACAACCAGCAGGCCCCGCTGATGTTGCGCGCCAACCGGATCAAGACGTCGCGTGACGATCTCGCCAGGGAGCTTGCGGCACTGGGCGTCACGACGGCGCCGGCGCGGTACGCCGCCGACGGACTGGCCGTGACCGGGGGCAATCCGCTGACAACGCCGGTGGCTTCGTCCGGACGATTTGTTGTGCAGGACGAATCGTCACAACTCGTGGCGGCGTATGCGGGCGTTTGTGCAGGCGAAATGGTGCTTGATGCCTGCGCCGCGCCTGGCGGCAAGACGTCACAGATGGCTGCGGACCTTGGCCATGGCGCCGGACGGCTGGTGGCGGCTGATGTTCGCCCCAGACGAATCAGGCTGCTGGCGCAGGCGCTTCGAGCCACGGGCGCGAATGCCGTGCACGTCGTCGGGGCCGATCTGCTGGCGGCGGCGCCCTTTGGCCCCATCTTCGACTGCGTGCTGGTGGATGCCCCGTGTTCCGGTCTCGCGACGTTGCGGCGCGATCCCGACGTGAAATGGAGACGCGTCGAATCCGACCTCGCCTCGAATGCCAGCCGGCAGGGGCGGATGCTCGAGTCGGCCGCGGCGGTCGTCCGGGCAGGGGGACGACTGGTCTACAGCACCTGCTCGACCGAGCCCGAGGAGAACGAAGAGGTCATCACGGCGTTTCTGGAGGCTCGTCCCGACTTCCATCTCGAGTCTCCGCGGGACTCAAGAGCCGGCGTGCCGCCGGGCGTGATGGCCTGTGTCGATCCGTCAGGCTGTCTGCGGCCCACCCCGCACCAGCACGGCCTCGAGCCCTTCTTCGCCGCAAGACTGCGATCAAGGGGGCGAGACTAA
- the fmt gene encoding methionyl-tRNA formyltransferase codes for MDRALRVVFFGTPQFAVPSLRALLTSSHIVAGVFTQPDKPRGRGQRVTESPVKQLAREHGIPVLQPDRLKDEATLAALRALAPDLGVVAAYGRILPAAVLATPPLGLVNVHASLLPRHRGAAPVHRAVMAGDLETGISIMRVVQALDAGPVYRTATRLIGPDDTSAEVEEDLARIGAELLLEVIADIVSGLAAPAPQDDHASTYAPRLQKEEGAIDWSASSSVIHNQVRGLHPWPLAWTWLAGHRLIILTTRLDSPAGAIERESLAGFNTAAPGTIVGISRDALSVRTGDGVLDVVLVRPEGRRAMSVGDFAAGHPLTVGTRFDDQPAVT; via the coding sequence ATGGATCGCGCGTTGCGCGTCGTGTTCTTCGGCACCCCGCAGTTTGCGGTCCCGTCACTGCGCGCGTTGCTCACCTCCTCACACATTGTGGCGGGCGTCTTCACGCAGCCCGACAAGCCCCGCGGCCGCGGGCAGCGCGTCACCGAAAGCCCCGTGAAGCAGCTGGCGCGCGAACACGGGATTCCGGTGCTGCAGCCCGACCGCCTCAAGGACGAGGCGACGCTGGCGGCCCTGAGGGCCCTTGCGCCGGATCTGGGTGTGGTCGCCGCGTACGGCAGGATCCTGCCGGCCGCTGTACTCGCCACGCCTCCGCTCGGTCTGGTCAACGTGCACGCGTCGCTGCTGCCGCGACACCGCGGCGCCGCACCGGTGCATCGCGCCGTCATGGCGGGCGACCTAGAGACCGGCATCAGCATCATGCGGGTCGTCCAGGCACTCGACGCGGGACCGGTGTACAGGACGGCGACGCGGCTCATCGGGCCCGACGACACCAGCGCGGAGGTGGAAGAAGACCTCGCCCGCATCGGCGCGGAGCTGTTGCTGGAGGTGATCGCGGATATCGTGTCGGGCCTGGCCGCGCCGGCACCCCAGGATGATCACGCCAGCACCTATGCGCCGCGGCTTCAGAAGGAGGAAGGCGCGATCGACTGGAGCGCCTCGTCTTCGGTGATCCACAACCAGGTCCGGGGCCTGCATCCGTGGCCGCTCGCCTGGACCTGGTTGGCCGGGCACCGTCTGATTATCCTCACGACACGGCTTGACTCCCCTGCGGGTGCAATTGAGCGTGAGTCGCTCGCCGGTTTCAACACCGCGGCGCCCGGGACGATTGTGGGTATCTCGCGTGACGCCCTGAGCGTACGAACCGGCGACGGAGTTCTTGACGTGGTGCTGGTGCGGCCGGAGGGCCGGAGGGCGATGAGCGTCGGCGACTTCGCCGCGGGCCACCCGCTGACAGTCGGCACTCGATTCGACGATCAGCCAGCCGTCACGTGA
- the def gene encoding peptide deformylase, with protein MIRPIVKYGDQVLHRPAALVTDITGDIASLIQDMVETMYAAPGIGLAAPQIGIPLRIFVVDLSAGRNAGDLFTFVNPEFADRDGMQLEEEGCLSLPGFNATVARPGKATVKGLDLNGKEQVIEGTALLARAFQHEMDHLDGRVFVDRLRGIQREIIVRRIKKLARTGKW; from the coding sequence ATGATTCGACCCATCGTGAAGTACGGCGACCAGGTGCTTCATCGCCCGGCCGCTCTGGTGACGGACATCACGGGCGACATTGCCTCGCTCATTCAGGACATGGTCGAGACCATGTATGCGGCACCTGGCATTGGCCTGGCTGCACCGCAGATTGGCATCCCGCTCCGCATCTTCGTGGTGGATCTGTCGGCCGGCCGAAATGCCGGCGACCTGTTCACATTCGTGAATCCGGAATTCGCCGACCGCGACGGCATGCAACTGGAAGAGGAAGGCTGCCTCAGCCTGCCGGGATTCAATGCGACGGTGGCGCGGCCCGGCAAGGCGACGGTCAAAGGCCTCGATCTCAACGGTAAAGAACAGGTGATCGAGGGCACGGCACTGCTGGCGCGCGCTTTTCAGCACGAGATGGATCACCTCGACGGGCGCGTCTTCGTTGATCGGCTCCGCGGCATTCAGCGCGAGATCATCGTCCGACGCATCAAGAAGCTCGCCAGAACGGGCAAGTGGTAG